From one Melioribacteraceae bacterium genomic stretch:
- the dcm gene encoding DNA (cytosine-5-)-methyltransferase, with amino-acid sequence MKKDLYKIGELYCGPGGLALGSHFASIKNKKKDIKFAHVWANDYDYWSCTTFNRNIFGNKGLIISFQELEKIVDKKEFESKNLIINDDIKKIKVQHIDRLEDIDGFVYGFPCNDFSIVGESKGINGKFGGLYSYGIEIIKRKKPLFIVAENVGGIRSSNDGKAFDQILTELRYPWGNNSKLFYNLSVHLYKAEDYGVPQKRHRIVIVGFRSDSGLEFKVPAVTHTPNKFISVKTALKHIPKNTANNEFTKQSDVVVERLKRIKPGYNAWNSGLTGELALKVKGAKLSQIYRRLHPDEPSYTITGSGGGGTHVYHWEEPRALTNRERARLQTFPDNFIFEGNKESVRKQIGMAVPPKLATIIFEAILKTIYGEKYNFIENGNLSDRLNNVQNNLFEET; translated from the coding sequence ATGAAGAAGGATCTATATAAAATTGGCGAACTTTATTGTGGGCCGGGAGGGTTAGCTTTAGGTTCACACTTTGCATCAATAAAGAATAAAAAGAAGGACATTAAATTTGCTCATGTTTGGGCTAATGATTATGATTATTGGAGTTGCACCACTTTTAATAGAAATATATTCGGTAATAAAGGACTAATAATTAGCTTTCAAGAGCTTGAGAAAATTGTTGATAAGAAAGAGTTTGAGAGTAAAAATCTGATAATTAATGATGATATTAAAAAAATAAAAGTGCAGCATATAGATAGACTTGAAGATATTGATGGTTTTGTTTATGGTTTCCCATGCAATGACTTTAGTATAGTTGGAGAATCCAAAGGTATTAATGGTAAATTTGGTGGACTATATAGTTACGGTATTGAAATTATAAAAAGGAAAAAACCATTATTTATTGTTGCAGAGAATGTCGGAGGGATAAGATCATCAAATGATGGAAAAGCTTTTGATCAAATACTTACTGAACTGCGCTACCCATGGGGAAATAATTCAAAGTTATTCTACAACCTTTCCGTCCATTTATATAAAGCAGAAGATTATGGAGTTCCTCAAAAAAGACATAGAATAGTTATCGTCGGGTTTAGATCTGATTCTGGTCTTGAATTTAAAGTCCCAGCTGTTACACATACACCAAATAAGTTTATATCTGTAAAGACTGCATTGAAACACATCCCCAAAAACACAGCAAATAATGAGTTTACTAAACAATCTGATGTTGTGGTAGAGCGACTCAAAAGAATTAAACCGGGATATAATGCGTGGAACAGTGGCTTAACTGGTGAACTAGCCTTAAAAGTTAAAGGTGCAAAATTGAGCCAGATTTATAGGAGGCTTCATCCAGACGAACCCTCATATACAATTACTGGGAGCGGTGGAGGCGGGACTCATGTTTACCATTGGGAAGAACCTAGAGCATTAACCAATCGAGAACGGGCAAGATTACAAACTTTTCCGGATAATTTTATTTTTGAAGGAAATAAAGAAAGTGTAAGAAAACAGATTGGGATGGCAGTTCCACCAAAATTAGCTACTATAATATTCGAAGCAATACTTAAAACAATCTATGGGGAAAAATATAATTTTATCGAAAATGGCAACCTAAGTGATAGACTTAATAATGTGCAAAATAATCTATTTGAGGAGACATAA
- a CDS encoding DUF935 family protein, giving the protein MQLYSLKKLTSEVATRKKLSSFTSLMGVLPDPNKILEENAYDYSIFRDLLTDPHLSAALQQRKMQVLEKIIYLHGTNDQIKRAKKVLGRIGVFRIINECLNSLLYGFSPMEVIYDYDELSNELIITDLREKPQEWFIFDTKNEIKLRKKVDGNYFFEPGQTLPDYKFIIVRNLPSYENPYGEKLLANVYWPVIFKRAAIEYWQDRVERYGLPFIEGDYPDSASAEEITAFENKIEEMLETNILTKKESYKLSFKEPPKYELGKSFEYIINFHNNEISKAVLSETLTIEIGSSGSYNAANVHRDMLRMLGNGDKQLPELTLNRLLQYDMFLNFGKVEAAKVELLDKESLPDKKNILNIRG; this is encoded by the coding sequence ATGCAATTATATTCATTAAAGAAGTTGACGAGTGAAGTTGCTACTAGAAAGAAGCTTTCAAGCTTTACTAGTCTGATGGGAGTTCTACCCGACCCGAATAAAATTCTAGAAGAAAACGCTTATGATTATTCTATCTTCCGGGATTTGTTAACTGATCCACATTTATCGGCAGCATTACAACAAAGAAAGATGCAAGTCCTAGAGAAGATTATCTATCTGCATGGTACAAATGATCAAATAAAAAGAGCGAAAAAAGTTCTTGGGAGAATCGGGGTATTTAGAATAATTAACGAATGCTTAAACTCCTTGCTTTACGGATTCTCACCTATGGAAGTTATTTATGATTACGATGAATTATCAAACGAATTAATCATTACTGATCTGAGAGAGAAACCGCAAGAGTGGTTTATCTTCGATACAAAGAATGAAATAAAGCTGAGAAAGAAAGTCGACGGAAATTATTTTTTTGAACCGGGTCAAACATTGCCGGATTACAAATTTATCATCGTGCGTAATCTTCCAAGTTATGAAAATCCATATGGAGAAAAATTACTAGCTAATGTTTACTGGCCCGTAATTTTTAAGAGAGCAGCTATTGAGTACTGGCAAGATCGAGTTGAAAGATACGGACTACCTTTTATTGAAGGTGATTATCCCGATTCAGCATCAGCGGAGGAAATAACAGCATTTGAAAACAAGATCGAGGAAATGTTAGAAACGAATATTCTTACAAAAAAAGAAAGTTATAAACTTAGTTTCAAAGAACCACCGAAATATGAACTCGGTAAAAGTTTCGAATACATAATAAACTTTCACAATAACGAAATCTCAAAAGCCGTCCTTAGTGAAACACTCACAATCGAGATCGGATCGAGTGGCTCTTACAATGCTGCGAATGTTCATCGTGATATGTTGAGAATGTTAGGTAATGGCGATAAGCAATTACCGGAATTAACATTAAACCGATTATTGCAATATGATATGTTTTTGAACTTCGGGAAAGTTGAAGCTGCGAAAGTGGAATTATTAGATAAGGAATCTCTACCGGATAAAAAGAATATATTAAACATTAGAGGGTAA
- the terL gene encoding phage terminase large subunit, whose protein sequence is MKDEGKRFKVIAKGRRFGLTHGFAKYVIRQMMYGISPVLWVDTIYGNIERYFRRYFEPDLKKCKAKYKFRATQNDLSIFNSICDFRSADKPENLEGFGYRLIILNEAGIILRNKNLWLESIYPMTLDYKDSKVIIGGTPKGKYHKNEKHLFYELFNKNHPDWKSYNFSTYDNPLLDKDQIRELENDIPVQLRRQEIHGEFADRSDEGIIKSTWWNYYTDNEYSKEKAIKRIAMWDTAFKKSQENDFSVCGVWVITTSGYYLDYVFRERLEFPDLKSAAVDIYEKHKVNEIWIEDKASGTSLIQELKRETRIPVKEIKANQDKVEYVHAITPLLQSGKVFIRDGEKWTDEFLRECEEFPYGEFDDQVDMLSKFLNEAKNEVKEFDLNSFKAIKRKKNFRTIRQN, encoded by the coding sequence TTGAAAGACGAGGGAAAAAGATTTAAGGTGATTGCTAAAGGTCGCCGGTTTGGATTAACGCATGGATTTGCGAAATATGTTATAAGGCAAATGATGTATGGAATTTCTCCGGTTCTGTGGGTCGATACAATCTATGGAAATATCGAAAGATATTTTCGCCGTTACTTTGAGCCGGACTTAAAAAAATGTAAAGCGAAATATAAATTCAGAGCAACGCAAAATGATTTATCGATTTTCAATTCCATTTGTGATTTTCGTTCTGCTGATAAGCCGGAGAACTTAGAGGGATTCGGTTATCGGTTAATAATACTGAATGAAGCCGGAATAATACTTAGAAATAAAAATCTGTGGTTAGAATCTATTTATCCCATGACATTGGATTACAAAGATTCAAAAGTAATTATCGGTGGAACTCCGAAAGGAAAATATCACAAGAATGAAAAGCATTTGTTTTATGAACTTTTTAACAAGAATCACCCGGATTGGAAGTCTTATAATTTCTCGACTTATGATAATCCTCTTTTGGATAAAGACCAAATACGAGAATTAGAGAATGATATTCCGGTCCAACTGAGACGGCAAGAAATACACGGAGAATTTGCTGATCGTTCCGATGAAGGAATAATAAAATCTACATGGTGGAATTATTATACAGACAATGAATATTCAAAAGAGAAAGCAATAAAGCGAATTGCAATGTGGGACACTGCGTTTAAGAAAAGTCAAGAGAATGATTTCTCTGTATGTGGAGTTTGGGTAATAACAACATCGGGATATTATCTTGATTACGTTTTCAGAGAACGCTTAGAGTTTCCCGATTTGAAAAGTGCAGCTGTGGATATTTACGAAAAGCACAAAGTAAATGAGATTTGGATTGAAGATAAAGCAAGCGGAACAAGTTTAATCCAAGAATTAAAAAGAGAAACGAGAATTCCGGTAAAAGAAATAAAAGCTAATCAAGATAAAGTTGAATACGTCCATGCAATCACCCCGCTTTTGCAATCGGGAAAAGTATTTATTCGTGACGGAGAAAAATGGACTGATGAATTTTTACGAGAGTGTGAAGAATTTCCGTATGGTGAATTTGATGATCAAGTTGATATGCTCTCAAAGTTTTTGAATGAAGCGAAGAATGAAGTAAAAGAATTTGATTTGAATTCTTTTAAAGCAATAAAAAGAAAAAAGAATTTCCGAACTATTAGACAAAATTAA
- a CDS encoding terminase small subunit encodes MKKRKKNNKQKTNPEDRPLTDKQQRFVEEYCVDFNATQAALRAGYDKKYVNKTGPRLLVNVGIKKEIDKRIEERKNKIEITEKEIIAELAKIAFADVRNLYEPNYELKDITTLPNELTASIKEIIKYDTDKGVRVGVKFYSKETALELLGKHLGMWMADQRDNEYLIKIIDEIEGED; translated from the coding sequence ATGAAAAAGCGAAAGAAAAATAATAAGCAGAAAACAAATCCGGAGGATAGACCTTTAACGGATAAGCAGCAAAGATTTGTAGAAGAATACTGCGTGGATTTTAATGCGACTCAAGCAGCATTAAGAGCCGGATATGACAAGAAATATGTTAATAAAACCGGACCAAGGTTGTTGGTAAATGTTGGTATCAAAAAAGAAATTGATAAACGGATTGAGGAACGTAAGAATAAAATAGAAATCACTGAAAAAGAAATAATTGCAGAGTTAGCGAAGATAGCTTTTGCTGATGTAAGGAATCTTTACGAACCAAACTATGAACTTAAAGACATTACTACATTACCGAATGAATTAACTGCTTCGATAAAAGAAATAATAAAATATGACACGGACAAAGGAGTGCGGGTTGGTGTGAAATTTTACTCGAAAGAAACTGCATTAGAATTATTAGGCAAGCATCTGGGAATGTGGATGGCTGATCAAAGGGATAATGAATATTTAATCAAAATAATTGACGAAATAGAGGGAGAGGATTAA
- a CDS encoding DUF2190 family protein: MKTEQPLLITSVKAAAETDAFLFVGFDGAVLSSAVKSLGVSHAHTESGEQLPVTVSGIALVLSGDAVSVGAEVESDANGKAVPLDAGVSNGYALDEATGADEVIRVLLK; the protein is encoded by the coding sequence ATGAAAACAGAACAACCTTTATTAATAACTTCTGTTAAAGCTGCTGCTGAAACAGACGCTTTTTTATTTGTTGGTTTTGATGGTGCGGTACTATCATCAGCCGTAAAATCTCTTGGCGTTTCACACGCACATACAGAATCCGGTGAACAATTACCTGTTACAGTTTCGGGTATTGCTCTTGTTCTTTCCGGTGATGCTGTCTCTGTTGGTGCGGAAGTCGAATCAGACGCAAACGGTAAAGCTGTTCCGCTTGATGCGGGAGTTTCAAACGGTTATGCTTTAGATGAAGCAACCGGAGCAGATGAAGTAATTCGTGTTTTATTGAAATAA
- a CDS encoding D-Ala-D-Ala carboxypeptidase family metallohydrolase produces MYVPKYFKAYEFVSEKIYKIYGDNSLMFVSDEMKITMDHIREFFTYMSGTDKKVFINTWLWDGHFKSRGYRDPFTNIGSHLSQHKFGRAIDFDVEDIDAYDVRQIIMDNQEKFPHIYRMEKNINWVHIDMHPDYKDKRIYLFKP; encoded by the coding sequence ATGTACGTTCCAAAATATTTCAAAGCTTATGAATTTGTCTCTGAAAAGATTTATAAAATCTATGGTGATAATTCACTGATGTTTGTCTCTGATGAAATGAAAATCACGATGGATCATATTAGAGAATTCTTCACTTATATGTCCGGGACGGACAAAAAGGTTTTTATAAATACTTGGTTGTGGGATGGTCATTTCAAATCACGCGGTTATCGTGATCCGTTTACAAATATTGGTTCTCATTTATCTCAACATAAATTCGGCAGAGCTATCGACTTCGATGTTGAAGATATCGATGCTTACGATGTTCGACAAATCATTATGGATAACCAAGAAAAGTTTCCGCACATCTACAGAATGGAAAAAAATATTAATTGGGTTCATATTGATATGCATCCTGATTATAAAGACAAACGAATTTATTTATTCAAACCATGA
- a CDS encoding abortive infection family protein gives MSELKYIDRLKFEKIFGMGGGYVMDFTNRTFRDFIYQTIDKDIYDDKYEGFSGSKANRLRKFWEVESNYLAAKLNSNLLEYWKSLNIAPDKELNDLYEECLRVCEELKQDSMDEHIGAIKPNTEDKDFSTLANLIRDSIEKNEPETAIDRLHTFVVKYIRSLCNKHSINYDKNKALHSFYGEYVKHLRAENKIESEMTERILKTSISILEAFNTVRNDQSFAHDNPILNYNESLLIFKNIACVIEFLESIERDDKKEDEDNKDIFVDDDLPF, from the coding sequence ATGTCTGAATTAAAATATATTGATAGACTAAAGTTTGAAAAAATATTTGGTATGGGTGGTGGATATGTAATGGATTTTACTAATAGAACTTTTAGAGATTTTATTTACCAAACGATTGACAAAGATATTTATGATGATAAATACGAAGGATTTAGTGGTTCTAAAGCAAATAGATTAAGAAAGTTTTGGGAAGTTGAATCAAATTATTTGGCTGCGAAACTTAACTCGAATCTACTGGAATATTGGAAATCATTAAACATAGCTCCAGATAAAGAATTAAATGACTTATATGAAGAATGCCTAAGAGTATGTGAAGAATTAAAGCAAGATTCGATGGATGAACATATTGGTGCGATAAAACCTAATACTGAGGATAAGGATTTCTCAACTCTTGCAAATTTAATTCGTGATAGTATTGAGAAAAATGAACCTGAAACAGCAATTGATAGACTTCATACGTTTGTTGTTAAATATATTCGCAGTTTATGTAATAAGCACAGTATTAACTATGACAAAAATAAAGCTCTACACAGTTTCTATGGAGAATATGTCAAACATCTTAGAGCGGAAAATAAAATTGAATCGGAGATGACAGAAAGAATTTTGAAAACATCCATTTCAATCCTTGAAGCATTTAATACAGTTAGAAATGATCAGAGTTTCGCTCATGACAATCCAATTCTAAATTATAATGAGAGCTTACTCATATTCAAGAACATAGCGTGTGTAATTGAATTTTTAGAATCTATTGAGAGAGATGATAAAAAAGAAGATGAAGATAATAAGGATATATTTGTTGATGATGATCTACCATTTTAA